In the genome of Variovorax sp. PAMC26660, the window TTGCCCGACACACGCCCACGAGATCGCCCCGATGACAGAACACACCAAGACAGACGGATTGCCCGGCATGGACATGCCGGTGGTCGCCGAAGCCGGCAGCAGCGCCTTCGGCAAGGCTGCGCCACGCAACGAGCGCATGAGCACAGCCAAGGTCGAGTGCAACGCATGCCCCGTGCTGTGCCAGATCTCCGATGGCCGCACCGGTGCCTGCGATCGCTATGCCAACAAAGAGGGCGTGCTGGTGCGTGTCGACCCCGTGGTGCTGCTGCGCCGCACGATCGCAGCCGATGCGCCTGCGCTGGTGTCGTTCAATCGCACCACTGAAGCCCCGGCAGCCGAAGCCGCCGACTCAGCAGCCGCACCCGACTGGAACGGCGACCTGCTGCACGCCGACGAAGTCTTCGTCACCGGCGTGGGCTCTTCCACCACCTACCCCGACTACAAGCCCGCCCCCTTCATCGTGGCCTCCAAGGCCCGTGGCGTCGACATGGTCACCGTCGTCACCGAAGGCATCTTCAGCTACTGCAGCTTCAAGGTGAAGATCGACACCGACCGCTTCCTCGGCTCCGAGCAGGCCAACGTGCGCTACCGCGGCGAAGTGGTGGGCCACGTCACCACGGCCGAGTACGGCTCGCAGATGCTCTCGCTGGGCGGCGTGCACCACCTCACCGGCGGCAGCAAGAAGGAAGGCCGCATGACGGCCGAGCTGATGCAGCTGCTGGGCAACAAGAAGGCGGTGGAGTGCACCATCGACGGCGGCTCCACCCTCGTCATCCAGGCCGGCAAGGCGCCCATCGTCAATGGCGTCGAAGAGCAGCGCATGCGCGTGGGCTGCGGCTCGGCGGCGGTCGGCATCTTCGCGCGCCAGTTCGCGGGCGTGGCCGACGAGGTGGTGGTGGTCGATGATCACATCACCGGCGTGCTCACCGAACACCAGGCCGGCCGCTGCCTCGACATGGCGCCCTCGGGCATCCAGATGCTGGGCCGCAAATCGACGCCGGGGCGCTACTTCCAGGTGGCGAACCCAGGCAACGGCTGGGGTGGCACCGACATCGCCGATCCACTGTCGATCATCGAAGGCTGGGAAGAGGGCGTTGCGCGCCCGGGCCTGCGCCTGTTGATGACATCGACCACCGGTGAGCACGCGCAGTGGTACGTGCTCGACGAAGCGCTCAAGCCCATCGAGCAGGACATGCCCGCCGAAGTGAAGCGCATCGTCGATCGCATCGGCGAGAACTGCGAGCCTTCGCTGTGCACCGTGCTGTTCCTCGGCGGCGCCGGCGGCAGCCTGCGCGCGGGCGTCACCGAAAACCCTGTGCTGCTGACGCGCGCCATCAAGCGCGCGCTGGTCAACGTCACCTGCGGCGGTGCGCCGGCCTATGTGTGGCCTGGCGGCGGCATCACCGTGATGGCCGATGTCATGCGCATGCCCGACAACAGCTTCGGCACCGTGCCCACCCCGGCCATCGTGGCGCCCATCGAGTTCAGCATGCGGCGCGACGACTACGAAGCGCTCGGCGGCCACATGGGCCACATCTTCTCGCTCGAACAGGCGCTCGCGCGCGGTGCATGGCAGGAAGACGGCGCACCGATCGCGCGCCAATGGCTCATCGTGGACGAGGCCAATCCGTGGCCGCTCGGCCACGCTCCGATGCTGGGTTGAAAAATGCTCGCGTCAACGTGCGCCGTGGCTCTTGCCCCTTCCCCCGCTGGGGGAAGGCTGGGATGGGGGCGGGCAGAGCGCCTGATGGATGCGCCGCGTGCCTCCACACCGACCCTCCCCCGGAAGGGGAGGGAGAAATGCGCGCAGCCTGGGGGCGAGCCATGACCGCCCAACGCACAGCGCTCGACAACGACCGTTGGCACTTCAACCATGGCCCGATCGACATCGTGGCCGAGGCGCACGGCGACCCGTATGCCGTCGCGGCTGCGCACGACGCGGCCTGGGCGCGCTTTACTTACGTGCTCGAAGAGCTGGTGCAAGAACTGCCGCTGCTGCGTCTGCCCGTGACCGACAAGATGCGTCCGCGCGGCGTCGTCGCGCGCCGCATGTGGGACGCCTGCGCTGCGTTCTCGCCCATGTTCATCACGCCGATGGCGGCGGTCGCGGGTGCCGTGGCGCAAGAGCTGATGCCTTTCTACGAGCGCCCCGGCATCGAACGCGCGTGGATCAACAACGGCGGCGACATTGCGCTGCACCTCGCCCCCGGCCAGAGTGCGCGCGTCGGTGTGTTCGCCGACATCGCGCGCTTCGACTGGCGCGAGAACAGCGGCCTGCTGACCACCGACGGCCAGTTCGAGCTGCGCGAAGAGCAGCCCGTGCGCGGCGTGGCCACCAGCGGCTGGCGCGGCCGCAGCTTCTCGCTGGGCATCGCCGACAGCGTGACGGTGCTGGCCGCCACAGCGGCGCAGGCCGACGCCGCCGCCACCGTGATCGCCAACGCAGTCGATGTCGATGACGACGCCATCCGCCGTCGCCCCGCCAGCGAATGCAAGGACAACAGCGACCTGGGCGACACCCTCGTCACTGTCGATGTGCCGACGCTTGCACCTTCGCAGGTCAAGAGCGCACTCGATACGGGCGTGATCTGCGCGAAGGTGCTGCAAAAAGGCGGGCTCGTGTGGGCCGTTCTACTCGTTTGTCAGGGGCAGTGGCGACTTGTCGAGCCCTTATGCTCGAAGGCGCTCAAGGCAGAGCTGCCAAAGACAGTTGGTTCAGTATTTGCTTAACGAAAAGCAAGGTTCTTTTTCATGATCGAAATTCGTCGCGTCTTCACCCATGTCGAGCACATCCACCACGAGTTCGGACCGCGTGCCGACACCCCGTTGGTGCGTGGTGCCATCGGCGTCGTGCTGACCAATCCTTTCGCCGGCCGCTACGAGCCCGACATCCTTCCGATGATGGCGCTGCTCGATCCCGTGGGCGTCGACATGGCGCACAAGCTGCACGCCGCGATGGACGTGCCGCTCGACCAGATCGCCACCTACGGCAAGGGCGCCATCGTCGGCGCCGATGGCGAGCTGGAACACGGCGCGCTCTGGCATGTGCCCGGCGGTTATGCGATGCGCGAACTGCTCGGCTGGAAGGGCAGTCGCGTGGCCTACACAGCGGGCAAGGCCGAAGAGAAATCCGGCCAGCCTGCCAATGCACTTTCCATCGTGCCTTCGACCAAGAAGGTCGGTCCGCCCGGCGCCACGCTCGACGTGCCGCTCACCAACATCAATGCCAGCTACGTGCGTGGCCAGTTCGACGCCATCGAAGTGCGCGTACCGGGTGCGCCGGCTGCGGACGAGATCGTCTTCATCCTTGCGATGAGCACTGGTTACCGGGTGCACGCTCGCGTTGGCGGCCTGCTTGCCAAGGACATCAGCAAGTGGGATGGTTTGAGATGACGCCTTGCTTTTCTGTTCGTCGCGCTGTGTTTGGCGTGTGTCGTTCAGGGCGACACTCACGCCGACACGGTGCTCTTTTTCGCGAATGTCCCCCGCTTCGCTCCTCCTTTATTTCGCGAAAAAGAGCCCCGTATCGGCGCGAGCGTTGGACAGAGCAGTCGTTGATCAGCGGTACATCAGCAGCGTGTCCATGTGCGAATGACACCGGGTGCTCCCCGCAGCGAAATAAAGGAGGAGCGAAGCGGGGGACATTCGCGGAGGGGAGCACCCGGTGTCATTCGCACTCGCCCCGAACGAACCCGAACCCGCTCCGAACAGCAGCACCGCGACAAAAGCCCACCGAACACAAAGCACCTTGACCGCGCACACACCGCTAACAAGCCGCAGCACCAGAGACAAGGAATCAAGAGAACATGACCGCCAACATCCGCAAGCTCGTCATCCAGGTCGATGAAACCCGCAGGGAAATGGGCCGCGACGTTTCACCGCCCACGCGCCGTGCCGTCGCCATTGCCGTGATCGAGAACCCCTACGCTGGCCGCTACAACGAGAACCTCGACGAACTCATCGCCATCGGCGAAGAACTCGGCGCGCTGCTGGGCCAGAAGGCTGTGAAGGCGCTTGGCATCGAGCCCGGCCAGGCGCAGAGCTACGGCAAGGCTGCCATCGTCGGCGAGAACGGCGAACTCGAACATGCGGCCGCCATCCTGCACCCCAAGCTCGGTGCGCCGCTGCGGCTGGCGGTCGAGAAGGGCGCGGCGCTCGTGCCCTCGGCCAAGAAGCAAGGCACGCTGGGCACCGCCATCGACGTGCCGCTCGGCCACAAAGACGCCGCCTTCGTGCGCAGCCACTTCGACGCCATCGAAGCCCGCGTGTCCGACGCACCGCGCGCCAACGAAATCGTGGTCGCCGTGGCCGTCACCGACAGCGGTCGTCCGCTGCCCCGCATCGGCGGCCTGCAAGTCAGCGAAATCAAGGGCGAAGACGGTCTGCGTTGACCCGTCTTCTCACCATCACAGCATCGTGTTTTCTGTTCGAACCCAAGGAGCTTCCCGATGATTCCATTGCGCCATGTTTTCTGCGCCGCTTCCGTCGTCACGCTGGCCACAGCGGCCCTTGTCCCCGCGCATGCGCAGGGCGTGATCAAGATCGGTGAAATCAACAGCTACAAGGCGCAGCCCGCCTTCCTGGAGCCCTACAAGAAGGGCATGGAACTGGCGGTCGACGAGATCAATGCCAAGGGTGGCATCAACGGCAAGAAGATCGAACTCATCAGCCGCGACGACAACGCCAACCCCGGCGACGCCGTGCGCGTGGCCGAAGAACTCATCTCGCGCGAAAAAGTCGACGTGCTGGCCGGCGCCTTCCTGTCGAACACCGGCCTGGCGCTGACCGACTTCGCCAAGCAAAAGAAATTCTTCTACCTGGCCGCCGAACCGCTCACCGACAAGATCGTCTGGAGCAACGGCAACAAGTACACCTACCGCCTGCGCCCCTCGACCTACATGCAGGTCGCGATGCTGGTGCCAGAGGCCGCCAAGCTCAAGAAAAAGCGCTGGGCCATCGTGTACCCCAACTACGAATACGGCCAGTCGTCGGCCGCCACCTTCAAGACCTTGCTGAAGGCCGCGCAGCCCGACGTCGAGTTCGTCACCGAGCAGGCGCCGCCGCTGGGCAAGGTCGACACCGGCAGCGTGGTACAGGCCCTGGCCGATGCCAAGCCCGACGCGATCTTCAACGTGCTGTTCGGCGCCGACCTCTCCAAGTTCGTGCGCGAAGGCAACACGCGTGGCCTGTTCAAGGACCGTGAAGTCGTCAGCGTGCTGACCGGCGAGCCCGAGTACCTCGACCCGCTGAAGGACGAAGCGCCCAACGGCTGGATCGTGACCGGCTACCCGTGGAACGGCGTCAAGACGCCCGAGCACAAGGCCTTCCTCGATGCCTACCAGGCCAAGTTCAAGGACTACCCGCGCCTGGGTTCGGTAGTGGGCTACAGCGCCATCCACTCGATCGCGGCCGGTATCAAGAAGGCTGGCAGCACCGACACCGAAAAGCTCGTCGCGGCCTTCAAGGGCCTGCAGGTCGACACGCCCTTCGGCAAGATCAACTACCGCGCGCAGGACAACCAGTCCACCATGGGCGCGTACGTCGGCAAGACCAAGAACGACGGCGGCAAGGGCGTGATGGTCGACTACGTCTACCTCGACGGCGCCAAGTTCCAGCCGTCCGACGACGAAGTGAAAAAGATGCGCCCTGCGGACTGACCGCACGGCTCCTGCAACGCGCCAGCCGCCGCTGATTGATGGCGGCCGGCGCGGATGTCTCCAGTTTCCTCAGGGTCCCTCATGAGCTTTTCAGGCTTCGTTGTTCAGTTGCTCAACGGGTTGGCCGGCGCGTCCTCGCTCTTCTTCGTGGCGGCCGGTCTTTCGTTGATCTTCGGCGTGACGCGCATCGTCAACTTCGCCCATGGTTCGTTCTTCATGGTCGGTATCTATCTCGCGTACACGCTCGTCGACAAGCTGGGTTCGAGCCTGGGCTTCTGGCCCGCGCTGCTGATCGCGGCGGTGTCGGTCGGCGTGCTCGGCGCGCTCATCGAAGTGCTGCTGCTGCGCCGCATCTACAAGGCGCCCGAGTTGTTCCAGCTCCTGGCAACCTTCGCGCTCGTGCTCGTCATCAAGGACGCGGTGCTGTGGCTCTGGGGCCCTGACGAATTGCTCGGCCCGCGTGCACCGGGGCTCAAGGGCTCCCTCGAAATCCTGGGCCGGCAGTTTCCGACCTACGACCTGTTCCTGATCGTCGTCGGCCCGCTGGTGCTGGGGCTTGTGTGGCTGCTGCTGACGCGCACGCGCTTCGGCACGCTGGTGCGCGCCGCCACGCAAGACCGCGAAATGGTCAGCGCGCTGGGCGTCAACCAGGCCTGGCTGTTCACGGCCGTGTTCGCGCTCGGCGCATTGCTCGCCGGCCTCGGTGGCGCGTTGCAGTTGCCGCGCGAACCCGCCACGCTCGAGATGGACCTGAACACCATCGGCGCCGCCTTCGTGGTGGTCGTGGTGGGCGGCATGGGCTCGTTGCCCGGCGCCTACGTGGCGGCGCTGCTCATTGCCGAGATCAAGGCCGTGTGCATCTGGCTGGGCGTGGTGCAGATCTTCGGCATCGACGTGTCTTTCTCCAAGCTCACGCTGATGGTCGACTTCCTGGTGATGGCAATCGTGCTGGTGTGGCGCCCCTGGGGCCTGTTCGGCCGGCCGCAGGCGCCAAGCCGCTACGTGGGCATGCAGGAAGAGCCGTTGCGCCGACCGAGCAATGCCTACCTTGTCGCCGCCGCAGTGCTCGCGCTGATGCTCGCCGTGCTGCCGCTGCTGACGGTGAACTCGCCCTACACGCTGGTGTTGATGATCGACCTGCTGATCGCCGCGCTCTTCGCCACCAGCCTGCACTTCATCATGGGGCCGGCGGGCATGCACTCCTTCGGCCACGCGGCGTACTTCGGACTCGGTGCCTACGGCGCTGCGCTGCTGGTGCGTGCGCTGCACCTGCCGATGGAAGTCGCGCTCATCGCCGCGCCTGTCGTGGCGGCGCTCGGCGCGCTGGTCTACGGCTGGTTCGCGGTGCGGCTCTCGGGCGTGTACCTCGCGATGCTCACGCTGGCCTTCGCGCAGATCACCTGGGCCATCACCTACCAGTGGGACAGCTTCACGGGCGGCAGCAACGGCCTGACCGGCGTGTGGCCTTCCGAGTGGCTTTCCAACAAGCAGGCCTACTACTGGCTCACGCTGGTGCTCGTCGGCGCTGGCGTGTGGTGGTTGCGGCGCGTGCTGTTCTCGCCCTTCGGCTATGCGCTGCGCGCGGGCCGCGATTCGGTGCTGCGCGCCGATGCCATCGGCATCGACGTCAAGCGCATGCAGTGGGCCGCGTTCGTGATTGCGGGCACGGTGGCCGGTCTGGCCGGTGCGCTGTATGCCTTCTCGAAGGGCAGCATCTCGCCTGAAAGCCTGTCGGTCGGCAAATCGGTCGACGGCCTCGTGATGGTGCTGCTCGGCGGCATCCAGACGCTGGCGGGGCCGGTGGTCGGCGCCATCACCTTCACCTGGCTGCACGACACCGTGGCACGCAACACCGACTACTGGCGAGCGATGCTCGGTGCGATCATCCTGATCCTGGTGCTGCTGTTCCCGCAAGGTATCGCGGGTTCGATCAAGCAGTTGGCCGATCGCTGGCGTGCACCCAAGCCCGACGCGGATGCCGAAGCCAAGCTCAAGGAGGTGAAGGCATGAGTCTCCTCAAAGTCAGCAACCTCGGTAAATCGTTCGGTGGCGTCAAGGCCGTGGACGGCATCAGTTTCGAGCTGCCGGCCGGCGAACTGCTCGCACTCATCGGCCCCAACGGCGCCGGCAAGTCCACCACTTTCAACATGGTCAACGGCCAGCTCAAGGCGGACCAGGGCTCGATCACGCTCGACGGCCAGGAACTCGTGGGCCGCAAGCCGCGCGAGATCTGGCGCAAGGGCGTGGGCCGCACCTTCCAGATCGCCGAGACCTTTGCCTCGCTCACCGTGGTCGAGAACGTGCAGATGGCCTTGCTCTCGCACGACGGCAAGCTGTTCTCGATGTGGCGCCGCGCGGCCGACCACAAGCGCGACGAAGCGCTGGAGCTGCTCGACCAGGTCGGCATGAAGTCGCAGGCCGACCGGCCCTGCAGCGTGCTGGCCTACGGCGACGTGAAGCGCGTCGAACTCGCCATCGCGATGGCCAACAGCCCCAAGCTGCTGCTGATGGACGAGCCCACCGCCGGCATGGCACCCCAGGAGCGCAACTCGCTGATGGCCTTGACCAAGGACCTCGTAATCCAGCGCGGCATGGCCGTGCTGTTTACGGAGCACAGCATGGACGTGGTGTTCGCCTATGCCGACCGCATGATCGTGCTGGCGCGCGGGCGCCTCATCGCACAGGGCAAGCCGCTG includes:
- a CDS encoding amino acid synthesis family protein, whose amino-acid sequence is MIEIRRVFTHVEHIHHEFGPRADTPLVRGAIGVVLTNPFAGRYEPDILPMMALLDPVGVDMAHKLHAAMDVPLDQIATYGKGAIVGADGELEHGALWHVPGGYAMRELLGWKGSRVAYTAGKAEEKSGQPANALSIVPSTKKVGPPGATLDVPLTNINASYVRGQFDAIEVRVPGAPAADEIVFILAMSTGYRVHARVGGLLAKDISKWDGLR
- a CDS encoding ABC transporter ATP-binding protein, producing the protein MSLLKVSNLGKSFGGVKAVDGISFELPAGELLALIGPNGAGKSTTFNMVNGQLKADQGSITLDGQELVGRKPREIWRKGVGRTFQIAETFASLTVVENVQMALLSHDGKLFSMWRRAADHKRDEALELLDQVGMKSQADRPCSVLAYGDVKRVELAIAMANSPKLLLMDEPTAGMAPQERNSLMALTKDLVIQRGMAVLFTEHSMDVVFAYADRMIVLARGRLIAQGKPLEIRDHPKVQEVYFGTGKTFEKKIAEKAAAIGETVA
- a CDS encoding amino acid synthesis family protein yields the protein MTANIRKLVIQVDETRREMGRDVSPPTRRAVAIAVIENPYAGRYNENLDELIAIGEELGALLGQKAVKALGIEPGQAQSYGKAAIVGENGELEHAAAILHPKLGAPLRLAVEKGAALVPSAKKQGTLGTAIDVPLGHKDAAFVRSHFDAIEARVSDAPRANEIVVAVAVTDSGRPLPRIGGLQVSEIKGEDGLR
- a CDS encoding ABC transporter permease, coding for MSFSGFVVQLLNGLAGASSLFFVAAGLSLIFGVTRIVNFAHGSFFMVGIYLAYTLVDKLGSSLGFWPALLIAAVSVGVLGALIEVLLLRRIYKAPELFQLLATFALVLVIKDAVLWLWGPDELLGPRAPGLKGSLEILGRQFPTYDLFLIVVGPLVLGLVWLLLTRTRFGTLVRAATQDREMVSALGVNQAWLFTAVFALGALLAGLGGALQLPREPATLEMDLNTIGAAFVVVVVGGMGSLPGAYVAALLIAEIKAVCIWLGVVQIFGIDVSFSKLTLMVDFLVMAIVLVWRPWGLFGRPQAPSRYVGMQEEPLRRPSNAYLVAAAVLALMLAVLPLLTVNSPYTLVLMIDLLIAALFATSLHFIMGPAGMHSFGHAAYFGLGAYGAALLVRALHLPMEVALIAAPVVAALGALVYGWFAVRLSGVYLAMLTLAFAQITWAITYQWDSFTGGSNGLTGVWPSEWLSNKQAYYWLTLVLVGAGVWWLRRVLFSPFGYALRAGRDSVLRADAIGIDVKRMQWAAFVIAGTVAGLAGALYAFSKGSISPESLSVGKSVDGLVMVLLGGIQTLAGPVVGAITFTWLHDTVARNTDYWRAMLGAIILILVLLFPQGIAGSIKQLADRWRAPKPDADAEAKLKEVKA
- a CDS encoding UPF0280 family protein: MTAQRTALDNDRWHFNHGPIDIVAEAHGDPYAVAAAHDAAWARFTYVLEELVQELPLLRLPVTDKMRPRGVVARRMWDACAAFSPMFITPMAAVAGAVAQELMPFYERPGIERAWINNGGDIALHLAPGQSARVGVFADIARFDWRENSGLLTTDGQFELREEQPVRGVATSGWRGRSFSLGIADSVTVLAATAAQADAAATVIANAVDVDDDAIRRRPASECKDNSDLGDTLVTVDVPTLAPSQVKSALDTGVICAKVLQKGGLVWAVLLVCQGQWRLVEPLCSKALKAELPKTVGSVFA
- a CDS encoding 6-hydroxynicotinate reductase, with the translated sequence MTEHTKTDGLPGMDMPVVAEAGSSAFGKAAPRNERMSTAKVECNACPVLCQISDGRTGACDRYANKEGVLVRVDPVVLLRRTIAADAPALVSFNRTTEAPAAEAADSAAAPDWNGDLLHADEVFVTGVGSSTTYPDYKPAPFIVASKARGVDMVTVVTEGIFSYCSFKVKIDTDRFLGSEQANVRYRGEVVGHVTTAEYGSQMLSLGGVHHLTGGSKKEGRMTAELMQLLGNKKAVECTIDGGSTLVIQAGKAPIVNGVEEQRMRVGCGSAAVGIFARQFAGVADEVVVVDDHITGVLTEHQAGRCLDMAPSGIQMLGRKSTPGRYFQVANPGNGWGGTDIADPLSIIEGWEEGVARPGLRLLMTSTTGEHAQWYVLDEALKPIEQDMPAEVKRIVDRIGENCEPSLCTVLFLGGAGGSLRAGVTENPVLLTRAIKRALVNVTCGGAPAYVWPGGGITVMADVMRMPDNSFGTVPTPAIVAPIEFSMRRDDYEALGGHMGHIFSLEQALARGAWQEDGAPIARQWLIVDEANPWPLGHAPMLG
- a CDS encoding ABC transporter substrate-binding protein, which translates into the protein MIPLRHVFCAASVVTLATAALVPAHAQGVIKIGEINSYKAQPAFLEPYKKGMELAVDEINAKGGINGKKIELISRDDNANPGDAVRVAEELISREKVDVLAGAFLSNTGLALTDFAKQKKFFYLAAEPLTDKIVWSNGNKYTYRLRPSTYMQVAMLVPEAAKLKKKRWAIVYPNYEYGQSSAATFKTLLKAAQPDVEFVTEQAPPLGKVDTGSVVQALADAKPDAIFNVLFGADLSKFVREGNTRGLFKDREVVSVLTGEPEYLDPLKDEAPNGWIVTGYPWNGVKTPEHKAFLDAYQAKFKDYPRLGSVVGYSAIHSIAAGIKKAGSTDTEKLVAAFKGLQVDTPFGKINYRAQDNQSTMGAYVGKTKNDGGKGVMVDYVYLDGAKFQPSDDEVKKMRPAD